CATATGTGGGCGAAGTATAGATTTAAAGGGATATAAAACTAACGAAACGGGCATCGTCAAATAACGAAGTGGTTTTAATATGGCGTTTTAAAGTACAACTCCATTCGTAGTTATAGCAATCTCTTTTAATATCCTTGCCTATTAATAATAACAATGCCAGAAAATGAAAAAAATCCGGGCGAAGAGAAGCTCCTCATACTGCCGCTGGGAGATGCATCAAAGAAGATAACGCAGGTAATCTCAAACGATACGGCAAGGCAGATAATCGAGCTTCTTGCTGATACGCCTCTTTCTGCTTCGGATATTGCCCAGAGTCTGCATGTGCCCCTTACCACCATTGCTTACAATCTTGAGAACCTGGAAAACGTGGGACTGATAAAAGTCGAAAAGATAAAATATAGCGAGAAAGGGCGGGAGGTCAAGATATATGCGCCTGTCAGAAAACTCATCATTTTAGTGCCGGAAAAGACAGACAGGAACTCTGTTGGTGACATACTCAGGAAGTACCTGGGAATAATATTAGCAGCAGTGTTTGCTTCAAGCATAATTGAATTTTTCATGAGAAGCGCTGGAAGGAACGCGGGTGACTTACTTATAACAAATGAATTAAAATCACAACCTGTCCCCCCGGCCATTCAGGATTTATCGAACACATCCATGCCTGTCAGTATAATTAATGAGACAGTAAAGAGTGGAGAGGCTGGTAGAGCAGTTCCATCAATAAATGCCTGGGATGCAAATGCAACTGCTGCGGTCCCTGTGCAGCCGCCCTCAGTGGATAATGGTGCAATAAGCAGGGCTGCGCCTGATATATTCACAAACCTGGCGAACGCAATTAATGCACACCCCGGATTTGTATTTCTTCTTGGATGCCTGTTTGTAGTTGCAATACTTGTAATTATGGATTATAGGAAAAAGAGAAAAAAGAGCTGATGGTACAAAATGTCTCTATTGCAGGTTATGAGCCGAAAAGCTTATCTTTACAGGTGTAAATAATAACAAACACATGTTAAAGCTCACAACCAACTCTGTCTCAGAGCTCTCAAAGCTCCTCGGATTCTTCGGGAACGAGCAGCGCCTCTGCATACTCAAAGCAATATCAGTGCAGGAGAAGTACGCAAGGGAAATCTCGGAGGAAGTTGGCATCTCAAGACCTCTGGTCAACATATACCTGAAGCAGTTCGAGAAGCTTGGACTTGTAAAAGGCAGAAGCGAGGTATCGGAAGAATCGCCATATTTCAGGAGATACTATAAATCAGTACCTTTTGAGCTGGTTGTGAGCCTGGATG
Above is a window of Candidatus Methanoperedens sp. DNA encoding:
- a CDS encoding winged helix-turn-helix transcriptional regulator, which encodes MPENEKNPGEEKLLILPLGDASKKITQVISNDTARQIIELLADTPLSASDIAQSLHVPLTTIAYNLENLENVGLIKVEKIKYSEKGREVKIYAPVRKLIILVPEKTDRNSVGDILRKYLGIILAAVFASSIIEFFMRSAGRNAGDLLITNELKSQPVPPAIQDLSNTSMPVSIINETVKSGEAGRAVPSINAWDANATAAVPVQPPSVDNGAISRAAPDIFTNLANAINAHPGFVFLLGCLFVVAILVIMDYRKKRKKS
- a CDS encoding winged helix-turn-helix transcriptional regulator, whose product is MLKLTTNSVSELSKLLGFFGNEQRLCILKAISVQEKYAREISEEVGISRPLVNIYLKQFEKLGLVKGRSEVSEESPYFRRYYKSVPFELVVSLDVIQNMKEE